In a single window of the Elaeis guineensis isolate ETL-2024a chromosome 4, EG11, whole genome shotgun sequence genome:
- the LOC109505731 gene encoding uncharacterized protein, giving the protein MASTSVRSVNRVALSSLRSFAAKSKPAARSPPFSGGSTAVPPPARRFSSFSRLPVELGCCSGSLLPLHSAVAAARLTTRLSLTSRSCRALSQEVGLSAPR; this is encoded by the exons ATGGCTTCGACCTCCGTCCGATCAGTAAACCGCGTCGCTCTATCTTCCCTCAGGTCATTCGCGGCCAAGTCGAAGCCGGCCGCGCGATCGCCGCCCTTCTCTGGCGGATCCACCGCCGTCCCTCCTCCTGCTCGTCGGTTCTCATCCTTCTCTAG GTTGCCGGTGGAGCTGGGATGCTGCAGCGGATCTCTTCTCCCGTTGCACAGCGCCGTGGCGGCGGCGAGGCTGACGACACGGCTGAGCTTGACGTCTAGGAGTTGCCGCGCACTCTCACAGG